In a genomic window of Cynocephalus volans isolate mCynVol1 chromosome 1, mCynVol1.pri, whole genome shotgun sequence:
- the LOC134391053 gene encoding peptidyl-prolyl cis-trans isomerase A-like — MGGFADAAAPSFSLPAVVNPTMFFDIAVDGEPLGHVSFELFGEKFDDENFIPKHIGSGTLSMANAGPNTDGSQFFTCTAKTEWSDGKHVVFGKMKDGMNCPTMNIVEDMECFGSRNGKTNKKITIAICGQL, encoded by the exons atggGAGGCTTTGCAGATGCAGCTGCCCCGAGTTTCTCCTTGCCAGCCGTGGTCAACCCCACCATGTTCTTCGACATTGCTGTTGATGGTGAGCCCTTGGGCCATGTCTCCTTCGAGCTGTTTGGGGAGAAATTTGATGATGAGAATTTCATCCCGAAGCATATAGGTTCTGGCACCTTGTCTATGGCAAATGCTGGACCCAACACAGATGGTTCCCAGTTTTTCACCTGCACCGCCAAGACTGAGTGGTCAGATGGCAAGCATGTGGTCTTTGGCAAAATGAAAGATGGCATGAATT gcccgacaatgaATATCGTGGAAGACATGGAGTGCTTTGGGTCCAGGAATGGCAAGACCAACAAAAAGATCACCATTGCCATCTGTGGACAACTCTAA